In one Arenibacter antarcticus genomic region, the following are encoded:
- a CDS encoding DUF2723 domain-containing protein: MFSNNFKKWDTITGWFVFFIALTVYTITVEPTSSYWDAGEYISTSAKLQVGHPPGAPLFQIIGAFFAMFAFGPEQVAKMVNLVSAVSSAFTILLMFWTITNLTKKLVAKKEEITNNMATAILGSGLVGSLAFTFSDSFWFNAAETEVYAMASLIMALLLWLGLKWVDDLHNPRGNKWIVLISFVVGLTFGIQFMGFLAIPSIGLLYYFKTYKTTTIKNFLLANIIVVAILLMVYKFSLTYVLQLFGWSEVFFINTIGLPFNSGTIIMGLLFIGVFYMGLRYTRKNNYTTANTITLCLMFLFLGFSSWLMLPIRANADVVINENDPSDARSLLAYYNREQYPGVESPFYGAYYSNGFAPAGEEIDEKPKYEKDLKSGKYIIVNKYKNALQGPNPDHVGFLPRLWSDQNAENYMKYFNPLSFKIKSSYLGNNELQEAVNQFKNGYAKGEIDTAQYMRFLREFSEYIEVVPPTLMQNLSYMFQFQFNYMYWRYFMWNFTGKQDDIQGRYDNHGNWLSGINFIDNARLGSQDNLPSDIKNNKGRNTYFFLPLLLGIIGVVFQISKNPKQFWALFVFFMFTGIAIQFYTNPGIFQPRERDYSLVGSFYIFGIWIGLGVYGLFDEFRKLINPKILAPAITLVCLLAVPGVMAFQNWDDHDRSNRYTARSTAMAYLSSTQEDAGAILFTIGDNDTFPLWYVQEIEGYRTDVRVVNTSLFATDWYIDQMKMQAYESEPIPSQLTHDKYRFGSRDAIYYNGLTENRWNINDFMNWVDSDKDQTKFKSILQKQGADLSQYSENNLDVVFYPTNKIRIPVNKKNVLESGLVKEKDSALIVDYIDIDLPKSALPKNRILMLDIIANNDWKRPIYFSGGSFDAAEYIWMKDYLQLDGLAYKLVPIKTQNRNSYEMGRIDTDLMYDIVKKWEWGNSGSADIYHDIQTRTQSLSFRGNLARLTEALIEENKIDKAKDIINIAMENMPVEYFGYYSFVEPYVDGYFKVGETEKARQLFNKLKTIYQERLDYYAGLPFEQQRLFLDEIIPDLEAYSRNIDILITNKDQENAENETRLFNEYIAKFDRFYRDDSVEDLLPPTEEPEVIDSTSLDVIPEQELDSIPLSE; the protein is encoded by the coding sequence ATGTTTTCAAATAACTTTAAAAAATGGGACACCATCACTGGATGGTTTGTTTTTTTTATAGCCCTCACTGTTTACACAATCACAGTAGAACCCACTAGCAGCTATTGGGATGCAGGGGAATACATATCCACTTCAGCAAAACTACAGGTAGGGCATCCCCCGGGAGCCCCGCTTTTTCAAATCATTGGGGCATTTTTTGCCATGTTCGCCTTCGGACCAGAACAGGTAGCCAAGATGGTGAATTTGGTGTCGGCCGTTTCCAGTGCATTCACCATACTTTTAATGTTCTGGACCATAACCAACCTCACTAAGAAGCTAGTCGCCAAAAAGGAAGAAATCACCAATAATATGGCCACAGCCATTTTGGGAAGTGGTTTGGTAGGCTCCTTGGCCTTTACCTTTTCCGATAGTTTTTGGTTCAATGCCGCAGAGACAGAAGTATATGCCATGGCTAGTCTAATCATGGCCTTATTGCTTTGGCTTGGCCTAAAGTGGGTAGATGACCTACATAACCCCAGAGGCAATAAATGGATCGTTTTGATCTCTTTTGTTGTGGGACTTACTTTTGGAATTCAGTTTATGGGCTTTTTGGCAATACCTTCCATTGGTCTGCTCTACTATTTTAAGACCTACAAGACTACCACCATAAAAAACTTCCTTTTAGCGAACATCATAGTGGTTGCCATATTGCTAATGGTCTATAAATTCTCACTTACCTACGTACTGCAACTTTTTGGATGGAGCGAGGTGTTTTTCATCAATACTATCGGCCTACCATTCAATTCGGGAACTATAATTATGGGACTCCTATTTATTGGTGTTTTCTACATGGGACTGCGATACACAAGAAAAAATAACTATACCACAGCAAATACAATAACACTTTGCCTAATGTTTTTGTTCCTTGGTTTTTCCTCTTGGCTAATGTTGCCCATTAGGGCCAATGCCGATGTGGTAATCAATGAAAACGACCCATCCGATGCCAGATCGCTTTTGGCCTATTACAACCGGGAGCAATACCCAGGTGTGGAAAGTCCCTTTTACGGCGCCTACTATTCCAATGGCTTTGCCCCTGCCGGCGAGGAGATAGACGAAAAACCCAAATACGAAAAAGACCTTAAGTCAGGGAAATATATCATTGTCAATAAATACAAGAATGCATTACAGGGACCTAATCCCGATCATGTTGGATTTTTACCGCGCTTGTGGAGCGATCAAAATGCGGAGAATTACATGAAGTATTTTAACCCGCTTAGCTTTAAGATTAAATCGAGCTACTTGGGGAATAACGAACTACAGGAGGCCGTAAACCAATTTAAGAACGGGTATGCAAAAGGCGAAATAGACACTGCCCAATATATGCGATTTTTAAGGGAATTTAGCGAATATATAGAAGTAGTGCCTCCCACATTGATGCAAAATCTCAGTTATATGTTCCAGTTCCAGTTCAACTACATGTACTGGCGCTATTTTATGTGGAACTTCACAGGGAAGCAAGACGATATCCAAGGTCGGTATGACAATCATGGGAATTGGTTAAGCGGCATCAACTTTATAGACAATGCCAGACTGGGAAGCCAGGACAACCTTCCTAGCGATATCAAAAATAACAAAGGAAGGAATACCTACTTCTTTTTACCCCTCCTCTTAGGAATCATTGGCGTAGTTTTTCAGATCAGCAAGAATCCAAAGCAATTTTGGGCCCTGTTTGTATTTTTTATGTTTACGGGGATTGCCATCCAATTCTACACCAATCCAGGGATTTTTCAACCTAGGGAGCGCGACTATTCTCTGGTGGGGTCGTTCTATATTTTTGGGATATGGATCGGCTTGGGAGTCTACGGACTTTTTGATGAATTCAGAAAATTAATAAACCCCAAAATATTGGCCCCCGCCATTACTTTAGTATGCCTACTTGCCGTACCTGGAGTTATGGCATTCCAAAATTGGGACGATCACGACCGATCTAACAGGTATACCGCAAGATCCACAGCAATGGCCTACCTATCCTCCACACAGGAAGATGCCGGTGCCATTTTATTCACCATTGGGGACAACGACACTTTCCCGCTGTGGTACGTTCAGGAAATAGAAGGTTACCGTACAGACGTGCGGGTAGTAAATACTAGCCTTTTTGCAACGGATTGGTATATAGACCAAATGAAGATGCAAGCCTACGAAAGCGAACCCATACCCTCTCAACTTACGCACGATAAGTATAGGTTTGGCTCTAGGGATGCCATTTATTACAATGGTTTAACGGAAAACCGATGGAACATCAATGATTTTATGAATTGGGTAGATAGCGATAAGGATCAAACCAAATTCAAAAGCATCCTTCAGAAACAAGGGGCCGATCTAAGTCAGTATTCCGAAAACAATCTGGATGTGGTTTTTTATCCTACCAATAAGATTAGAATTCCCGTAAATAAGAAAAACGTATTGGAAAGCGGCTTGGTAAAGGAGAAGGATTCTGCCCTTATCGTGGATTATATCGATATTGACCTTCCTAAAAGCGCCCTTCCCAAAAACAGGATCCTAATGCTGGATATTATCGCCAACAATGATTGGAAGCGCCCTATCTATTTTTCCGGTGGAAGTTTTGATGCGGCAGAGTATATCTGGATGAAGGATTACCTACAGCTTGATGGATTGGCCTATAAATTGGTACCCATAAAAACCCAGAATAGGAACAGCTACGAAATGGGAAGAATAGATACGGACCTTATGTATGATATTGTAAAAAAATGGGAATGGGGCAACTCTGGAAGTGCAGACATTTATCATGACATTCAAACCCGTACTCAATCCTTGTCTTTCCGTGGCAATCTGGCCCGTTTGACCGAAGCACTAATCGAAGAGAATAAAATAGATAAGGCCAAGGACATCATCAATATTGCTATGGAGAATATGCCTGTGGAATATTTTGGATACTACTCTTTTGTAGAACCTTATGTGGATGGATATTTTAAGGTAGGTGAAACCGAAAAAGCAAGACAGCTTTTCAATAAACTAAAAACCATCTATCAAGAACGATTGGATTATTATGCCGGTTTACCATTTGAGCAACAACGTTTATTTTTGGACGAGATTATACCTGACTTAGAAGCTTATAGCAGAAATATAGACATCTTGATTACCAACAAAGATCAGGAAAATGCCGAAAATGAAACGAGACTCTTTAATGAATACATTGCCAAATTTGACCGCTTCTATAGGGACGATTCCGTAGAAGACCTACTACCACCGACAGAGGAACCGGAGGTTATAGATTCTACTTCCTTGGATGTTATTCCAGAGCAGGAATTGGATAGTATTCCCCTAAGTGAATAA